The DNA window ATTTTTCAAGACCCTTTCCTCAGATTTTTACTAAtggtctttattttcttcctccactCACCAACATAAGCAAAGAACAGAGCGTGGCTCCTCATACCCTCCCTTCTGACATTTGTGTACCTTGATAAGATCTTCCCAAAACTTTTCatctctaggctgaacagctccagctccctAAGCTTAGGGAGCACACCATTCCCTTGATCACCTTTATGGCACTTCACTGGACCCTCTCCAGGAGTCTCTCTTGGACTGGGGAGCGCAGCTTCAGGAgtggcctcaccaatgctgagaggaggagaaggatcacctccccCAGCCTGCTAGCAACAGTCCTCCCAAGAGGCAGTCCGGGCTATTATCAGCCTTCCTTTTctcaagggcacactgctgacgCTTCTCAActcctctctttcagtttttttaacttgtttttctaACCTGGAGTACTAACTGTGACAAATCCGTTTTCTGTTAAACTCCAGCTGCAGACACGAATGGTTACGTATGCAGCCACAAGGGGGAGATCACTTCACCCCCCTGTTCTCAAATACAAGAGGCAAGTTATTAGCTCCCGTAGGCTTTCCTGTGCTAAGCAATATCACACCACGGGTTTTGTTCACTTTCTAATAGACATTAGCATAAGCCAAATAAGTAATTGAGATGAATCAGAATGAGGTATTTCAGACTTCTTGTTAAGCGAGTCTGACACTGAGTGACAGATGCAGTAGGGAGGAGCCATACATTTGGGAAAACTCAAACTCCATTTCCTAGAGCACGAGCCTGTCTGTCAGACAAACCACCTGGCAACAGAAGGGCAGCAGTTACATTGTGCTTTATAGAAATGGCCCAACCCAAGTAAAACAACTTAGTAACAGAGatgctgaaacagcagcagcctcccacAGTCAGAACAGTAAATCCTCTCACCTGCTTAGCCTGAAGGAAAGTCCAGAACTGACCGAGGACTCCCAAAATAGATGCCTGAAGTTCTGCCTCCAAAGCACCACCAGAAAAACTGCAGGCAACCAGCAAGCCAGAAAGGGCGATGTtctagtaggaaaaaaagaggttgcataagtaaaacaaaaaccccagGCTCACATTAAGTATCTAAAACGATACAAGATGGCAAGAAGCCTGAtgtgctgtgccacagctgTAAAATACAGCTAacccaccagccccacagccaaTAAAGCTTCCAAAGCGAGGAGAACCATCCAGAACTTCTGTGGGAGCTCAGATGGTGCTATCGCTGTGAGCTGCACTgccaggagaaagctggcagctgGTACTTTGTGTGGAAACTTCTGATCCTTGCTTTTTCCAGGGAGACCAGCAAGCATCTTTCAGATTTGATTCCACGTAAAATCATCCAGACTTCAGAAGTAGTTTTATAACAGTATAAACTGGAAATTGTAAAGAAGAGCACAGCTGTTTGCCCAGAGAGCAAACAGCAACTAGAGCAACAAATAAACCACAAGATCTCTGCTATCACCCTCAGAGTAAAAGCCCCTAAGGCATTGCATGCAGTAAGAAACACCACAATTAGTGTTCTTGATAATGCATTTGCTAATTAGgtacagaaaaaaagctgtcCAGCAGAtagaagaacaaaactgaagcaacagCCACATCTTCCTTATAGTTGGGTAATTCAGAGCTCATACCCTTTCACAAGGAGAACCAAATCTCATTTACCACAGGTTGGAGCTCTCCCCAAGCACGCCTGCTGTTCAGCCACCGCCTGCACTGTGACAGCGCTGCCATGCAGAGCCCCTGCACCACTCGTTTCCCAAGATCAGGGTTCAGGGCTCTGAGGGACACGTGCTGCCACACAGCCAAGTTCTCCGCTTCTTCCGGGAGAAATCTGTGAGCAAATTCCGcctgtaaataaaaatacaaaattcatTAGTTCATAAAATAATATGAATGAACGAGACCAGAAGAGAATTGAATAAGTCAAAACGCTGTGAAGCCAACAAGCAAAACACTTCCTAATTGCTTTAGAAATACTCTATTAGAAAGTTTTACATGACATGGTTTCAAGAAAACCcaactattttttaaatgagcagaaaacaaacaaaaaacccaacaacaaatTACAGAACTGCCACCTCCCTGCCCGAAATAGGACATCAGAACGATTAAGCAATTTATGCTCTCAGCTACTTGAAGCCGTGGCCCCAGAtattagaagaaagaaatgaaggatcATAAACGTGCATCACCTTGATAAACCAACCCCCAAATCATACCAACAGACTACATTAGAGAACCTGAGAAACTCTCATTCCTGAAGAGCAGTACACCAATAGGTTTGCTTGAAGAAATCAGTCCTGCTAACATCCATGTAAGGATTAGGAACAGTCTGAACATTTGCCATGATGAATCTTAAGAGCCTACAGAAGCAGGCTGTTCTTCTTACACTAAGATTACCAGGCAATAAAATTTGAGCCTACTTGTCTTTTCACAAGCAGCACAGTGAATGAACACATGAACAGCCACTACTGTCACCCCATGCAGCTGATGCAATCTGtctacacaaatatatataaagaaaagctCGACGTCTATTCCCAAGTACTGAAATTACTTTAATACTCTTTTTACTATGTTGATTTCCTTGGCATTAGTTACGTATTCCAGCATTATTCTTCATCATAATCTCTATTAAATGAATACAAGTGATGACTACAAATTAGACTGTATGACCATGTACAATTTCAGTGACAGAAGTTCCATTAATCAGGGAGATGTGCTCTTTCCATTCTTAGCCAAAAAGGGACTTCACTGACAACTACTGTACGCCACTATTAGAGAAGTGTACATTTGCACATCTGGGCAAATTAAGATCCACTAACAAATATACACCAGTGAGCACTCAACATCCTGACATTCCTGAAGGACAATAGGAAGACATTTTGAACACAGGCCCCTGATTCAAAGCTCTTCATTAAAGACACATGCTGGTGCTATACTTGCCTGATGATCTGGAGCCATCAAGAACAGCATACGTTTCAGCAGAACACCCAAGACTGAGACTTGATAACACTCATTGGGCCACGACTTTATCTGGATTAGGATAATAGGAAATGAATCTAAttaaattaagcaaaaaaatcACCACTCAGCAAATGAGATCTGTACTGAATGTTCCAAGAACTGCTACGTGAGATCACAAAAGTAACACTACATCAAACAATGCAGGACACGTCAGAAACACTAGCTAAATGGCTTTGTATTTTCACAGTACTGCTTTTGCTTAATTGTTAGCCCAATATGAGGAAATAAAGTCATCTCCATTCTGGATTTGGATAAGAACCATTAAACTCTCATCTTTGTTGATTTAGAAATTTGCAGTAGAACCAGGATTAGAAGCGGTGCTGAATTCCAAACATCACTGTGATTCTTACCAAGTGAGCAATCACCATGCAGTGGTGAGCACACAGTTCAGCTGTTCCATACCTGAAATGTGAAAAAGGGAGATGAGTTCGCCAACGTCTCTCATGCAACAGAACTAACTGGATCTGTGGAATCCTGCTTGATTTGTAATGAGAACCTCTTACCGAGCAAGGAAGCACCACGAATCCATTGCTAGCAGAGATGTGATCATACtagagcccagcacagcatccAGCAGAGCGTATTCCTGAGGAAAAACACTCTAGATCTAAATTCAAGCAGAAACAAATTGCAGCCCCACTACTACTATTACTCCATTAACTAGCACAGTAGGATTTTCAGCTTATCCAATTTGAAATACTCTAACAGCTGATTGCCATGCTTTCTATTCAACTACAAGATTAACCCAGCAGCTACGCCTTAAGTTTTGCATACTTTGAACATGCGCATACATTCATTACAAGGAGCTGAAGATGCCCcacttttcaaaaatatttcatctcttctttgCAAGCTGCTACGTGGGTGTGTATATAATGTTCACATTTAAACAACTGCAATGCCATTTTTTTGCCAGTTTCATTGGCATTTTACTTAAATACAAACCGAACCTTTCCTCATaaatgaaagcactgaagttTTCTTAGCAACTTGGTATCCTCatggaaagagaacaagaaTTCTCAACACAATACGGTTCCTCAAGGACTTGTATGCAGCTTGACTTTCCCCTTTCCTCACAGGTTAAATTACTCAAACTCCTGCATTTTGAAGAGTAAGTCAAAACTCTTCATACTCAAtcatttcttcagcttcattactcattattttaaaaatattatctaCACATCACAACAGTTGAAAAGATGATAAGTAACATCAGTCTTACCAGATGAGGAAATTGCGATGGGAGCGTGGAAGCAATGAAGGAGCACAGATGGACACAGACATAGTGGTACAGGGTGATGGGGACTTCTGGCTGTCCTGTACTGATCACTTCTGGCAaacaaacagggagagaaagcTCGGCAGAACATTGCTGGAAGCTCTGGAAaagagctgagagaaaagacaggctggggggtgggggagtgaggaggaaaaggggaaggaagaaaaatggtatCAGTTGTGTTACAGACAGCCAAGACCCAAATCCTGCAAACACCACCTCTACTACAGAAGCTTTGTCTTCATCTAGAAACTACGGCAGTAGCTTCAGTGCTTTATTTATATGCTAGATTTGTATTTCTGACTGCCTTCCTCTTTCACAAACGCTATTTACAAAGACTATTAGAGCATTCAGGCATAAAAATGCAAGATTTTAACTTAGTAAAGTGTCAACATTATAtacctctctctttctttatcCTGAACGTAGTCTAAGTATCATCCCCTTCTTGAAATAACAAAGATAtttacagaatcatggaatggcctgggttgaaaaggacaacgATCATCATATTTCTGATCTGTATCCTTCACCCCTGAAGCAGAACATCAGGTCTTGTTTTTCCCAGCATAAGGACATCAAATTTTACAAATCTGTGAGGGAAACCTTAACGACTGAGCCCCACTGCCTGCACAGACTGATTGCTCTAGGGAAGAATTACAGTGGAAACATTTCTGGTACCATTTTCCCGTGTTCCAGAGAGTCTGCACTTCTTCAGGCTGAGAAGACAGCTTGTCCATGATGGTAATCAGAAGGAGACactggggcagctgctgctcagcagggagACCTGGAGATGTTTTGAAGTGTGCTATTAGTCACCCTGATGATTATATACGGTGCTCAAACTAGCTTTTAAGCAACTGGCAGAAGATGAAGAGCCAGCAATGCAAAGAAGTCTTCAGTAAAAGAATCCTAAGTCTCTTTTAGACACactcagaataaaaacaatgttaaaTTGTGcttgaagtgaaaataaatacaatataCTTTATCCATTAAAAGctaaaatacagtaatattGCTGCAAAGAGTTACAATCTATGTGCATTGTGCTTTCTATCCCCTTGATGGCACTGGATGCTTCAAACACCAAATGCCcaaagttttcttctgtgtgtatCGTGATAACCACAAGATCACAGCACATGTGTAGGAGAGAAGCAAGCCCAGCCTACACAGGGAGAAGGAGCCACTGATGCTCACACTAACTCTCACAGTGTTGCACAGCTATCCTAGAGTTATAACATTCAGGTCAGTGCAGACATTTTAAAGGTAGttatgacagaaaaataatcatctttccttctgaagacatactgtttttcacagaaataaaatcaggaaaaataacTGCCTCTGTCAGCGCCACAGCATAAAATAGTTATTCTGCTTTAAAAGTTAGTGGCAAACATGGAATGAAATcatgcaaaacagcaaaattaatAGGATTTGTTAACCAAATAAATTGCATAGTCATTGTGAGCACttagaaaaacaagcatttaacaTCAACATGAAGTTCTATGCAATTCATCTGAATCAACATTCAGCTGACTATAACACAGtaacaacagaagaaataatgcaaGCAAGCCAGTACAGAATGTGGTCCAGAAAGTAACCATACCAACCATGTAACCCTTTACACATGGTTGCATAGCACTGTACTGGTGGTAGCTGTGTTTTAAACACACCTGAGTCCCTTAGCACTTGCTCCATAAAAGGGCTAAAGGGAAGAAGCTGACTGATGAGAGGATCTAGAGCCACAAGAAAAACCCGTGATATTTCATCTTGATGTACCTCTGAGATTGCTGGAGCATAAAGACTGGGAGGAAATTTgctgaggaaagaagaaaaaaacccaaacattctCAGTGGCATTTCAAAACAACCGCAAAAAGGCCAACTCATGCTCTCCCTCTTACTGttaaataaatgagagaaaggactcctcattttttaatatctacTATAGCCTGAGAGTTACAACTCTGTGTTTAGTCTTTCAGCTCAAATCTCAGCACCGTACTAAACACTGCACAGAAGACTTTACATTCTGTGAGCTTTAAAATGTGTAACATATTAGAGATACAGACAATGTAACAAACAgaacttttgaaagaaaaacaataagctGTTTACAGATTAGGGAAGGAAATACTTATGAGCATCACAATaataaaagcttttgctttggGGAGAACTGGAGTTGTTCTGAATTTCACTTACCTGTATATCTGAAGGAACAGCTGATGCAACTGCGAGCATAAATcagacaagaaaggaagaaattcctGCAAAAGTCATTAATTTTGAAAGGCACTTTAATTACAGAAGACACaattaaatatgttttccttctgttctgctATATTAGTTTGTGAAGTACTATGCATGCAAAAACAGATCAAGTTCTAACAACCCACAGCACAAAACAAGTATAAAACCATCCCAGGAATAGCTTATTGTTTAATTaccatgtgtgtatatataatttactgaaaataatgacatttctagacttatttttacaaaaatagtAAGAACAGTTCTGTTCTTACTACTTCACTGCTTCTCCTAGAGCAAAATTATCTCACATGCTTTGTAAAAATGGGTCGTTCTACAGCATCCTTTCTACTAATGAGGAAACTTAAACATAGCAACCAAGAGGGAAGGAAGTTAGTGTCAGAGCTGGTATCAGTACAGAGGCATTTCTTACTATTAATACCGCATTAGACTGTGCTGCATGTTAAAGTatgctggcttcagtctgacACCACCATAGAATTCAAATAATAAAACCTACCTTGGTGTAGTATACCAGGGAATTGGCAAAGAATCTGCACAGTTTGACAGTCTTCTGGAACAGCCTGAGGTCAGTGCCATCCTGTCCAAAAGAACAGTTCTAAAACTTCAACTATAGACTAATAGGATTCAGAGTCCAGCAGTGCTCGAAACCCATTTCACACTTGACTTTCTACAGACTCAGCAGCAACGGGAGACAAACTTTAGAAATCTTCATTATCTCTCAACAATTTCACATCAGTATTCATGACTGAAATGCTGTCTTTTGGTTGACTATGGGATATCGTCAGTttaggaaataaacaaaactccCATAGAAAATGGTGGGAACTTGTTCCCAGTGCCTCTGCATCCCAATACAAATGAAGTCAAGGGGCCTGATTTTCACACAGTTTCAAAAGAACAAGGTATTCTGCCcaccacacagaaaaaaataagcacagtGAATTTACCTTCCAGAAGCTCAGCGGCAGCTTTGGAAGCTTTTTAATTTACCTGAATGTCAGACATCTTCATTTCCTCAGCTAGCTGTAAACTggagtgaaaagaaagcagagtaTCTTTGCACAGACCGCTGAGGATGTCACTGTGTTTCAGATGGCACTGCAGCAGAGAATGGTGCTTCAGGCTTTGTCTAAAAGAGGATTATAATCAGATGTTTAATTATCACAAGTGATCACGCACTAAGGTAGCACAAATCCAAACAACTAATTCTTCTGTTTGAGCCAATTTATACCACATTAATTTGTGCAATATCCACATATAAGGGAAACAAACTGAGAGAAAATTGCCCTCTTCATAGCCATGACAGAAGCACAGAGGATAGGTAATGTGAAAGCACAAGATGGCACAGTTTAAGTCAGAAACATCTACAAAACTGCACATCAGACCTCTTAAGACTATTTATTCAGACAAAGCTATTTCAGATGCTCAAGTCAAGCTTCTATCACATCTTCATGCATGACTCCTGTTCTCACTGACAGTGCATTTAATTCTACTTCCTAGCTAAATTTTCCAAGAAATTGAGTTCTCTAATTCCCATTTCATTTGAAACTCTGACCGTAAGGCTAGTGAAACATGGAGTTATGGTCTGCTTGTACTGCAATAAAATTCAGGAGTTTATAGACATACTTGATTATGAACTTCCACGTATTGGCATGAAGAGCGTGGTCCATATTGGAAATGACAGAGCAGATCTCCAGCACAGTGTGAATTACTAAGAAGGAAATAAGAATAGCACCAG is part of the Excalfactoria chinensis isolate bCotChi1 chromosome 8, bCotChi1.hap2, whole genome shotgun sequence genome and encodes:
- the FIRRM gene encoding FIGNL1-interacting regulator of recombination and mitosis, translating into MSQTDPELLLRELGGWDWELCRRELPAVLPRLLSMYQESEDWTEHIRVLRILTEMFLPHISLGDLEQTFFSKVLPKTLQLYDKLMYELSSEAKGLTGQNTELRSTVRNLLQTIVQLLETLTSCVRYICTLQECVPLESIRTLPSSVLYVIKNTFTHCKDSESVYCGHLHLISDLLQAMFKETYSLQKQLMELFDQISVGSASTEGDITDMVSVIHTVLEICSVISNMDHALHANTWKFIIKQSLKHHSLLQCHLKHSDILSGLCKDTLLSFHSSLQLAEEMKMSDIQDGTDLRLFQKTVKLCRFFANSLVYYTKEFLPFLSDLCSQLHQLFLQIYSKFPPSLYAPAISEVHQDEISRVFLVALDPLISQLLPFSPFMEQVLRDSGLPAEQQLPQCLLLITIMDKLSSQPEEVQTLWNTGKCLSFLSALFQSFQQCSAELSLPVCLPEVISTGQPEVPITLYHYVCVHLCSFIASTLPSQFPHLEYALLDAVLGSSMITSLLAMDSWCFLARYGTAELCAHHCMVIAHLIKSWPNECYQVSVLGVLLKRMLFLMAPDHQAEFAHRFLPEEAENLAVWQHVSLRALNPDLGKRVVQGLCMAALSQCRRWLNSRRAWGELQPVNIALSGLLVACSFSGGALEAELQASILGVLGQFWTFLQAKQVSDEPCLQQALCLLLHLLEFFIQALDAQLISQVFSLLSSLLRLDPPDHVRLAMLDFLSSVGKVFIPQEVQRQVVPQLSCLFASLLADQTWLVHQRALEAFRHFAEETVHEDVVPQCLNSEEIKNKVVDFMAKVRQGEETTEARIERLKEERITCGAHFMKMAGELESTGEPLAKRACHPPSEEQYKSALGTMEGAVEAVKLLLQKGSPPAWVAVKLEALHTAIAILRDSVR